One stretch of Streptomyces sp. A2-16 DNA includes these proteins:
- a CDS encoding 3-hydroxyacyl-CoA dehydrogenase family protein, producing MARKLAVIGAGLMGSGIAQVSAQAGWDVVLRDVTDEALKRGTDGIKASYDKFVSKGKLEAHDADAALARITATTDLDAAADADIVVEAVFEKLEVKHEIFRTLDGIVRPDTVLASNTSAIPITKIAAATERPERVVGVHFFSPVPMMQLVELVRGYKTSDETLATAREFAESVGKTCIVVNRDVAGFVTTRLISALVVEATKLYESGVATAEDIDLACKLGFGHAMGPLATADLTGVDILLHATSNIYTESQDEKFAPPELMRRMVDAGDIGRKSGQGFYKH from the coding sequence GTGGCACGGAAGCTTGCCGTCATCGGCGCCGGCTTGATGGGTTCCGGCATCGCCCAGGTCTCCGCCCAGGCGGGCTGGGACGTGGTCCTGCGGGACGTCACCGACGAGGCGCTGAAGCGCGGCACCGATGGCATCAAGGCTTCGTACGACAAGTTCGTGAGCAAGGGCAAACTGGAGGCGCACGACGCCGACGCCGCCCTCGCCCGGATCACCGCGACCACCGACCTGGACGCGGCCGCCGACGCCGACATCGTCGTCGAGGCCGTCTTCGAGAAGCTGGAAGTCAAGCACGAGATCTTCCGCACGCTTGACGGGATCGTGCGCCCGGACACCGTGCTCGCCTCCAACACCTCCGCGATCCCGATCACCAAGATCGCGGCGGCCACCGAGCGCCCCGAGCGGGTCGTCGGCGTCCACTTCTTCTCGCCGGTGCCGATGATGCAACTCGTCGAGCTGGTCCGCGGCTACAAGACGAGCGACGAAACCCTCGCCACCGCGCGGGAGTTCGCCGAGTCCGTCGGCAAGACGTGCATCGTCGTCAACCGGGACGTGGCCGGGTTCGTGACGACCCGTCTCATCTCCGCCCTCGTCGTCGAGGCGACCAAGCTCTACGAGTCGGGCGTCGCGACCGCCGAGGACATCGACCTCGCCTGCAAGCTGGGCTTCGGCCACGCCATGGGCCCGCTGGCGACGGCGGACCTGACCGGCGTCGACATCCTGCTGCACGCCACGAGCAACATCTACACCGAGTCCCAGGACGAGAAGTTCGCGCCGCCGGAGCTGATGCGCCGGATGGTGGACGCCGGTGACATCGGACGCAAGAGCGGGCAGGGCTTCTACAAGCACTGA
- a CDS encoding histidine kinase: MALPRPHRFDVYIAAGGLLGGLLLVGIGLGTRPSSDPMTLFDGPWPVLVPLTVLAGCELLRRTAPRAALLTGTAAICADLVTQGNLATVLMFTDVVYAAVLYGPLASARRIQWITGLLTVAATLVPFAVWRVPEALLIGVVVGVVAYAPASTGWIVRNHRDAAEAARLRAEQTALLAEMDRTQAVTAERARMARELHDMVANHLSAIAIHSTAALSIDDPATSREALSVIRENSVDGLAEMRRLIGILRDGDHEPAAVPTLDGLTALVDGARANGLDVTLDACHHGTVPAPVELAAYRIVQESLTNALKHACPGPVTVTLGRRDGALTVAVRSPYGDRDGPRAPGSGAGLVGMGERAALLGGTFDAGPDGRFWTVRATLPLDEGAPE; this comes from the coding sequence ATGGCCCTCCCCCGCCCGCACCGCTTCGACGTGTACATCGCGGCCGGCGGCCTGCTCGGCGGTCTGCTGCTGGTGGGCATCGGCCTCGGGACGCGTCCGTCCAGCGACCCGATGACGCTCTTCGACGGCCCCTGGCCGGTCCTCGTGCCGCTCACCGTGCTGGCCGGCTGCGAGCTGCTGCGCCGCACGGCCCCCCGGGCGGCCCTGCTCACCGGCACCGCCGCGATCTGCGCCGACCTGGTGACCCAGGGCAACCTCGCCACGGTCCTGATGTTCACCGACGTCGTCTACGCGGCCGTCCTCTACGGCCCGCTCGCCTCGGCCCGTCGCATCCAGTGGATCACCGGGCTGCTGACCGTGGCCGCGACGCTGGTGCCGTTCGCGGTCTGGCGGGTGCCGGAGGCGCTGCTGATCGGCGTGGTCGTCGGAGTCGTGGCGTACGCGCCCGCCTCGACCGGCTGGATCGTGCGCAACCACCGTGACGCCGCCGAGGCGGCGAGGCTGCGCGCCGAACAGACCGCGCTGCTCGCGGAGATGGACCGCACCCAGGCCGTCACCGCCGAACGCGCCCGGATGGCACGGGAGTTGCACGACATGGTGGCCAACCACCTCTCCGCGATCGCCATCCACTCCACGGCCGCGCTGTCCATCGACGACCCGGCGACCTCCCGGGAGGCCCTCTCGGTGATCCGGGAGAACAGCGTCGACGGGCTCGCCGAGATGCGCCGTCTGATCGGCATCCTGCGCGACGGCGACCACGAACCCGCTGCCGTCCCCACCCTCGACGGCCTCACCGCCCTCGTCGACGGAGCCCGCGCCAACGGCCTGGACGTCACCCTGGACGCCTGCCACCACGGCACGGTGCCCGCGCCGGTCGAACTCGCCGCCTACCGCATCGTCCAGGAGTCGCTGACCAACGCCCTCAAGCACGCGTGCCCCGGCCCGGTCACGGTGACGCTCGGCCGACGGGACGGTGCGCTGACCGTCGCCGTGCGCAGTCCGTACGGCGACCGGGACGGGCCGCGCGCCCCGGGATCCGGCGCCGGACTGGTCGGGATGGGCGAGCGGGCCGCGCTGCTCGGCGGGACGTTCGACGCCGGTCCCGACGGCCGGTTCTGGACCGTGCGCGCCACCCTGCCCCTGGATGAAGGAGCCCCCGAATGA
- the nucS gene encoding endonuclease NucS — MRLVIARCSVDYAGRLTAHLPSAPRLILVKADGSVSIHADDRAYKPLNWMSPPCTLKEGSGDDEGVWTVINKAGEKLIITMEEVLHDSSHELGVDPGLIKDGVEAHLQELLADRIETLGDGYTLIRREYMTAIGPVDILCRDAEGQTVAVEIKRRGEIDGVEQLTRYLDLLNRDPHLAPVRGIFAAQEIKPQARVLATDRGIGCAVLDYDALRGIEDDKLRLF; from the coding sequence ATGCGTCTCGTCATTGCCCGGTGTTCCGTCGACTACGCGGGCCGGCTCACCGCCCACCTGCCCTCGGCCCCCCGTCTGATCCTGGTGAAGGCCGACGGCAGCGTCTCCATCCACGCCGACGACCGGGCCTACAAGCCCCTGAACTGGATGTCGCCGCCCTGCACGTTGAAGGAGGGTTCCGGCGACGACGAAGGCGTCTGGACCGTCATCAACAAGGCGGGCGAGAAGCTCATCATCACGATGGAGGAAGTCCTCCACGACTCCTCGCACGAACTGGGCGTCGATCCGGGCCTGATCAAGGACGGCGTGGAAGCACACCTTCAGGAACTGCTCGCCGACCGCATCGAAACGCTCGGAGACGGTTACACCCTGATCCGCCGCGAGTACATGACGGCCATCGGCCCGGTCGACATCCTGTGCCGGGACGCCGAAGGACAGACCGTCGCGGTGGAGATCAAGCGGCGCGGCGAGATCGACGGCGTCGAGCAACTCACCCGCTACCTCGACCTGTTGAACCGGGACCCCCATCTCGCCCCGGTGCGCGGCATCTTCGCCGCCCAGGAGATCAAGCCCCAGGCCCGCGTCCTGGCCACCGACCGCGGCATCGGCTGCGCGGTCCTGGACTACGACGCGCTGCGGGGCATCGAGGACGACAAGCTGCGGCTGTTCTGA
- a CDS encoding STAS domain-containing protein, whose protein sequence is MYIRGDHAELVVGGRLDVRSAADARTVLHSAVDDGAGDLVLDLSELDSWDATGLGVIMGAHRRAGRCGRRLVLRDVPPQMQRLLVATRLHRILAIEGGIGVESLPRV, encoded by the coding sequence ATGTACATCAGGGGCGACCACGCCGAGCTGGTCGTCGGGGGCCGCCTCGACGTCCGCAGCGCGGCGGACGCCCGTACGGTCCTGCACTCGGCCGTCGACGACGGAGCCGGCGACCTGGTGCTCGACCTGTCCGAGCTGGACTCCTGGGACGCCACCGGACTCGGGGTGATCATGGGAGCCCACCGCAGGGCCGGCCGTTGCGGCCGCCGGCTGGTGCTGCGTGACGTGCCGCCGCAGATGCAGCGCCTCCTGGTTGCCACCCGGCTGCACCGGATCCTGGCGATCGAGGGCGGCATCGGGGTGGAGTCCCTGCCCCGCGTCTGA
- a CDS encoding LLM class flavin-dependent oxidoreductase, with product MHVGTFVLAAQFPGQGQGEALHRAVRSAEVAEEAGLDAVWLAEHHFVPYGTCPSAITLAALLLGRTRRLRVGTAVSVLPTVHPVALGEQAALLHMTSGGRFSLGVGRGGPWVDLEVFGSGLEAYEKGFPESLDLLVRWLREPAVGADGERFRFREVPVVPRPSESFTEADGPEVIVACTSPASVRLAAERGLPMLLGMHVGDEEKAEMVALWRRQARAAGHAPEKVLGAPHVSAGVCQIADRRTDAVEALVKAMPGWLRQGLGAHVTVDGRPRQMRDPVAYTELLCGLHPVGTPRLCADRLAATSERTGVSRFALLVEGSGDLAATEENVRRLGSEVLPHLT from the coding sequence ATGCACGTAGGAACATTCGTCCTGGCGGCCCAGTTCCCGGGACAGGGTCAGGGGGAGGCGCTGCACCGCGCGGTCCGCTCGGCCGAGGTCGCCGAGGAGGCCGGTCTCGACGCGGTCTGGCTGGCAGAGCACCATTTCGTGCCGTACGGCACCTGTCCGTCGGCGATCACCCTCGCGGCCCTGCTGCTGGGCCGCACCCGCCGCCTCCGGGTCGGCACCGCCGTGAGCGTGCTGCCCACGGTGCACCCCGTGGCCCTCGGCGAGCAGGCCGCGCTGCTGCACATGACGAGCGGCGGGCGCTTCTCGCTGGGCGTGGGGCGCGGCGGCCCGTGGGTCGACCTGGAGGTGTTCGGGTCCGGTCTCGAGGCCTACGAGAAGGGGTTCCCGGAATCACTCGATCTGCTGGTGCGCTGGCTGCGCGAACCTGCCGTCGGGGCGGACGGCGAGCGCTTCCGGTTCCGCGAGGTGCCCGTCGTGCCGCGGCCGTCGGAGTCGTTCACGGAAGCGGACGGTCCCGAGGTGATCGTCGCCTGCACCTCCCCCGCGAGCGTCCGGCTGGCCGCCGAGCGCGGGCTGCCGATGCTGCTCGGGATGCACGTCGGGGACGAGGAGAAGGCGGAGATGGTCGCCCTGTGGCGCAGGCAGGCGCGCGCGGCCGGGCACGCGCCGGAGAAGGTCCTGGGGGCGCCCCATGTCTCGGCCGGCGTCTGCCAGATCGCGGACCGGCGCACGGACGCGGTGGAGGCTCTGGTGAAGGCGATGCCGGGCTGGCTCAGGCAGGGACTCGGCGCCCATGTCACGGTCGACGGCCGGCCACGGCAGATGCGCGACCCGGTGGCCTACACCGAACTGCTCTGCGGACTGCACCCGGTGGGCACCCCGCGGCTGTGCGCCGACCGCCTCGCGGCGACCAGCGAGCGGACGGGTGTCTCCCGCTTCGCCCTGCTCGTCGAGGGCTCGGGAGATCTGGCGGCCACCGAGGAGAACGTACGGCGGCTGGGCTCGGAAGTGCTGCCGCACCTCACCTGA
- a CDS encoding ABC transporter permease subunit — MSTPQPSMPQAAAPNWQAAGAPSHPGYTSPIPVVRTHLGHAIASEWTKIRSVRSTMWTLGVFVMLVVGIGLAVGALIAANSSPEDMNNENPLSLGFFGLLLGSMCVITLGVLTTASEYGTGMIRTTMVACPSRGRVLLAKSIVFLTVAFTVTFVSVLVVALADVALLDGARTPTGQEWLKGTLGISLYIALLGLISLIIGSVIRHSAGAITIMIGVVLAPLVIALFMVSESLEGVRQALFEYSIPNQLSVFYSNSLTESGPSGWDPLWIIMGVTAVAFAGAFALLEQRDV, encoded by the coding sequence ATGAGTACCCCGCAGCCTTCGATGCCGCAGGCCGCCGCGCCGAACTGGCAGGCGGCCGGTGCACCGTCGCACCCCGGTTACACCTCTCCGATCCCCGTCGTGCGCACGCATCTCGGGCACGCCATCGCGTCGGAGTGGACGAAGATCCGGTCCGTGCGGTCGACGATGTGGACGCTCGGCGTGTTCGTGATGCTCGTCGTCGGGATCGGCCTCGCGGTCGGCGCGCTGATCGCGGCCAACTCCTCCCCCGAGGACATGAACAACGAGAACCCGCTCTCGCTCGGCTTCTTCGGGCTGCTGCTCGGCAGCATGTGCGTCATCACGCTCGGCGTGCTGACCACGGCCTCGGAGTACGGCACCGGCATGATCCGCACCACGATGGTCGCCTGCCCCTCCCGCGGCCGGGTCCTCCTGGCGAAGTCGATCGTGTTCTTGACCGTGGCCTTCACGGTCACCTTCGTCTCGGTCCTCGTCGTCGCCCTCGCGGACGTGGCCCTGCTGGACGGCGCCCGCACCCCGACCGGCCAGGAGTGGCTCAAGGGCACGCTCGGCATCTCGCTCTACATCGCGCTGCTCGGCCTGATCTCGCTGATCATCGGCTCGGTCATCCGGCACTCGGCGGGCGCGATCACCATCATGATCGGTGTCGTGCTGGCCCCGCTGGTCATCGCGCTGTTCATGGTCTCGGAGTCCCTGGAGGGCGTGCGCCAGGCGCTGTTCGAGTACTCCATCCCGAACCAGCTCAGCGTTTTCTACTCCAACTCCCTCACCGAGAGCGGCCCTTCGGGCTGGGACCCGCTGTGGATCATCATGGGCGTGACGGCCGTCGCGTTCGCCGGCGCCTTCGCGCTGCTGGAGCAGCGGGACGTGTAG
- a CDS encoding SCO5389 family protein: protein MSLDVSPALLEKAERGEVDEAEFVDCVRTSLPYAWEMISSLVAQLKVDGGNFADNQTPPPDEQARGQLLRALASDAIRGALQRHFGVRLAFQNCHRVAVFPLDVSVDETLARFTSVRSQLLNQSPEFRDC, encoded by the coding sequence ATGTCGCTCGACGTCTCACCGGCCCTACTCGAGAAGGCCGAGCGAGGCGAGGTCGACGAAGCCGAATTCGTCGACTGCGTCCGGACCTCCCTGCCCTACGCATGGGAGATGATCAGCTCCCTGGTGGCCCAGCTGAAGGTCGACGGCGGCAACTTCGCCGACAACCAGACGCCCCCGCCGGACGAGCAGGCACGCGGTCAGCTGCTGCGTGCGCTTGCGAGTGACGCGATACGCGGCGCGCTGCAGCGGCACTTCGGAGTGCGGCTGGCCTTCCAGAACTGCCACCGGGTGGCGGTGTTCCCGCTGGACGTCTCGGTCGACGAGACGCTGGCCCGCTTCACCTCGGTGCGCAGTCAACTGCTCAACCAGTCCCCCGAGTTCAGGGACTGCTGA
- a CDS encoding cob(I)yrinic acid a,c-diamide adenosyltransferase → MVNLTRIYTRTGDQGSTALGDMSRVAKTDLRISAYADANEANAVIGTAIALGHLEEEVVEVLTRVQNDLFDVGADLSTPVVENPEFPPLRVEQFYVDKLEADCDRFNERLEKLRSFILPGGTPGAALLHQACTVVRRAERSTWAALEVHGDHMNPLTATYLNRLSDLLFILARTANKDVGDVLWVPGGER, encoded by the coding sequence ATGGTCAATCTGACGCGTATCTACACCAGGACCGGCGACCAGGGCAGCACCGCCCTCGGTGACATGAGCCGGGTCGCCAAGACCGATCTGCGGATCTCCGCGTACGCGGACGCCAACGAGGCGAACGCGGTGATCGGTACGGCGATCGCCCTCGGCCACCTGGAGGAGGAGGTCGTCGAGGTCCTCACCCGGGTGCAGAACGACCTGTTCGACGTCGGCGCCGACCTGTCCACGCCCGTGGTCGAGAACCCCGAGTTCCCGCCCCTGCGTGTCGAGCAGTTCTACGTCGACAAGCTGGAGGCGGACTGCGACCGCTTCAACGAGCGGCTGGAGAAGCTGCGGTCCTTCATCCTGCCGGGCGGCACCCCGGGCGCGGCCCTGCTCCACCAGGCCTGCACGGTCGTACGGCGTGCCGAGCGTTCCACGTGGGCGGCCCTGGAGGTCCACGGCGACCACATGAACCCGCTCACGGCGACCTACCTCAACCGCCTGTCCGACCTGCTGTTCATCCTGGCGCGGACGGCCAACAAGGACGTCGGGGACGTGCTGTGGGTGCCGGGCGGGGAGCGCTAG
- a CDS encoding ATP/GTP-binding protein, translated as MSPRRNRPKGSGSSESAGRSAEDDRSGRYGGFQSSTHWQGEDWNIRHVAGASAQGKTYRCPGCDQMIPDGVPHIVAWPDHSGVDERRHWHKACWNARDRRTTRVQRSRNAPRF; from the coding sequence GTGTCCCCGCGTCGCAACCGACCCAAGGGTTCCGGTTCGTCGGAATCGGCCGGCCGGAGTGCCGAGGACGACCGTTCCGGCCGCTACGGCGGCTTCCAGTCCTCGACGCACTGGCAGGGCGAGGACTGGAACATCCGGCATGTGGCAGGGGCCAGCGCCCAGGGCAAGACGTACCGCTGCCCGGGCTGCGACCAGATGATCCCCGACGGCGTCCCGCACATCGTGGCATGGCCGGACCACTCGGGTGTCGACGAGCGCAGACACTGGCACAAGGCGTGCTGGAACGCACGGGACCGCCGCACCACGCGGGTGCAGCGGTCCCGTAACGCGCCGAGGTTCTGA
- a CDS encoding ATP-binding protein: MDPNNRGPEEYGHDDDGAAPRQRPPRDSLTSDFGQHTPALARTVQLVTGDFLLTVNPVDGSEIEACPPGERPGRPEKYSAAERAEVDRAARPPVPPGPTRTALHLLARQDERERLVRLLARGRSVRLTGPAGSGRTSLLDIVAEDCSDLAPDGVVRLSGFNRTASELLHDLFYAVFNAPLHRPDRDELLSCVREIGAVVVLDDIEFGGAALDELLDATPECAFVIGATPDVPAPSADSAVEEVFLSGLERADGLELLERSVGRVLTEDESNWAGDLWFESEGLPLRFVQAGALLRQRDRMRAGANAVDEFGVFADAPPVDAPLTPDEGEEIPLPALGEAAAPAPLLASRLSESARATLRFAVALGGEVPHQAHLPALVGDTHADAALGELADSGLVSPVGSRYRLAAGVLTQLEAAGYGDDTETRARTAAQHYGWWAGHPSVTPERVCAEADALLAALTVLVPGTTAPLDGEETTTVQLARTAAPAFAAGGHWGAWERALRAGSEASRLAGEVSEQAYFHHELGILALCGGQLDRARAELEASIGLRGALADKRGTVAGRRALALVSDRDGTTPAPGLVGLGAMAGEEVPDARYDESASPPGGVPAAFPPLQPPADSQTIVVHRSPSTPAPSRKARGGLKGLAKRNLVAAGAGALLVAVLGTVVTLGATSDNDPNAPSDQVGVNPSASVGIDDGNLGADVPKNDDGKGDTGTATSRPTDPGPDGTYGTSDDPTPTGTARPSDDPSGTRGGSSPSSTRPTSPRPSSPSNPPTSPTGRPSNSGTPSSTPTGPSSTPTETPTSSPTDTTPTNSNSASGPASTAPVETSSSAAAPESSTVSSPSGSVI; encoded by the coding sequence ATGGACCCGAACAACCGGGGACCCGAGGAGTACGGCCATGACGACGACGGCGCAGCGCCGCGTCAGAGGCCTCCCAGGGACTCCCTCACATCCGACTTCGGCCAGCACACGCCCGCGCTCGCCCGCACCGTGCAGCTCGTCACCGGCGACTTCCTGCTCACCGTCAACCCCGTCGACGGCAGCGAGATAGAGGCCTGCCCGCCCGGCGAACGGCCCGGACGACCCGAGAAGTACAGCGCCGCCGAACGCGCCGAGGTGGACCGCGCGGCCCGCCCGCCCGTCCCGCCCGGACCGACCCGCACCGCGCTCCACCTCCTGGCCCGCCAGGACGAACGCGAACGGCTCGTACGGCTGCTCGCCCGCGGCCGCTCGGTACGCCTGACCGGTCCCGCCGGCTCGGGCCGCACCAGCCTCCTCGACATCGTCGCCGAGGACTGCTCGGACCTCGCCCCCGACGGCGTGGTCCGCCTCAGCGGCTTCAACCGCACGGCGAGCGAGCTGCTCCACGACCTCTTCTACGCCGTCTTCAACGCGCCCCTGCACCGCCCCGACCGGGACGAGCTGCTCTCCTGCGTCCGGGAGATCGGCGCGGTCGTCGTCCTCGACGACATCGAGTTCGGCGGCGCGGCCCTCGACGAACTGCTGGACGCCACCCCCGAGTGCGCGTTCGTGATCGGCGCGACACCCGACGTGCCCGCGCCCTCGGCCGACTCCGCAGTCGAGGAGGTCTTCCTCAGCGGCCTGGAGCGCGCCGACGGCCTGGAGCTCCTGGAGCGTTCCGTCGGCCGGGTGCTGACGGAGGACGAGTCGAACTGGGCGGGCGACCTCTGGTTCGAGTCCGAGGGCCTTCCCCTGCGCTTCGTCCAGGCCGGCGCCCTGCTCAGGCAGCGCGACCGGATGCGGGCCGGGGCGAACGCCGTCGACGAGTTCGGTGTGTTCGCGGACGCGCCCCCGGTCGACGCCCCCCTCACCCCCGACGAGGGCGAGGAGATACCCCTGCCCGCGCTCGGTGAGGCCGCGGCACCGGCCCCGCTGCTCGCGTCCCGGCTGAGCGAGTCCGCGCGCGCCACCCTGCGCTTCGCCGTCGCCCTCGGCGGCGAGGTGCCCCACCAGGCGCATCTGCCCGCCCTGGTCGGGGACACCCACGCGGACGCCGCCCTCGGCGAGCTCGCGGACTCGGGCCTGGTCTCCCCGGTCGGCTCCCGCTACCGGCTCGCCGCCGGGGTCCTCACCCAGCTGGAGGCCGCCGGATACGGCGACGACACCGAGACCCGCGCCCGCACCGCCGCCCAGCACTACGGCTGGTGGGCCGGACACCCCTCGGTCACCCCCGAGCGGGTGTGCGCCGAGGCGGACGCCCTGCTCGCCGCCCTCACCGTCCTGGTCCCGGGGACCACCGCGCCCCTGGACGGCGAGGAGACCACCACCGTGCAGCTGGCCCGGACAGCGGCGCCCGCATTCGCCGCCGGCGGCCACTGGGGTGCCTGGGAGCGTGCGTTGCGGGCCGGTTCCGAGGCCTCCCGGCTGGCCGGTGAGGTGTCCGAACAGGCCTACTTCCACCACGAACTCGGCATCCTCGCGCTCTGCGGCGGACAGCTCGACCGGGCCCGCGCCGAGCTGGAAGCCTCCATCGGCCTGCGCGGCGCCCTCGCCGACAAGCGGGGCACGGTCGCGGGCCGCCGCGCGCTCGCGCTGGTCTCCGACCGGGACGGCACCACACCCGCGCCCGGGTTGGTGGGCCTCGGCGCGATGGCGGGCGAGGAGGTGCCCGACGCCCGCTACGACGAGTCGGCCTCACCGCCCGGGGGAGTCCCCGCGGCCTTCCCGCCGCTCCAGCCGCCGGCCGACTCGCAGACGATCGTCGTCCACCGCTCGCCCTCCACACCCGCGCCCTCGCGCAAGGCCAGGGGCGGACTCAAGGGCCTCGCCAAGCGCAACCTCGTCGCGGCCGGCGCGGGTGCGCTCCTGGTCGCGGTGCTCGGCACGGTCGTGACGCTGGGCGCCACCTCCGACAACGACCCGAACGCACCGTCCGACCAGGTCGGCGTCAACCCGTCGGCCAGCGTCGGCATCGACGACGGCAACCTCGGCGCGGACGTCCCGAAGAACGACGACGGCAAGGGCGACACGGGCACGGCCACGTCCCGGCCGACCGATCCGGGGCCCGACGGGACGTACGGGACTTCGGACGATCCGACGCCGACGGGTACGGCGCGGCCGTCCGACGATCCGAGTGGGACGCGCGGTGGCAGTTCGCCGAGTTCGACGAGGCCCACGTCACCGAGGCCGTCCAGCCCGTCCAACCCGCCGACCTCGCCCACCGGCAGGCCCAGCAACTCCGGTACGCCGTCGTCGACGCCGACCGGGCCGTCGAGCACGCCGACGGAGACGCCCACGTCCTCCCCGACCGACACGACCCCCACCAACTCCAACTCGGCGAGCGGGCCGGCCTCCACCGCCCCGGTGGAGACCAGCAGTTCGGCCGCCGCCCCGGAGAGCAGCACCGTGAGCTCACCGAGCGGGTCGGTCATCTAG
- a CDS encoding response regulator transcription factor, producing MSRAVRVLVAEDQSAVRAGLVLILRSAPGIEVVGEAADGEQAVALARELRPDLVLMDIQMPRLDGVSATREVVGEGLADVLVLTTFDLDEYVFGALRAGAAGFLLKNTEAKDLITAVRTVARGEGIVAPAVTRRLIAEFAARPVRGTSVDPAVLDTLTRREREVFSCLGEGLSNADIAGRLDMAEATVKTHVSRLLGKLELRSRVQAAVLAQELGV from the coding sequence ATGAGCCGCGCAGTCAGGGTTCTCGTCGCCGAGGACCAGTCCGCCGTCCGCGCCGGGCTGGTCCTCATCCTGCGCAGCGCCCCCGGCATCGAGGTGGTCGGTGAGGCGGCGGACGGTGAGCAGGCGGTGGCGCTGGCCCGCGAGCTTCGGCCGGACCTGGTGCTGATGGACATTCAGATGCCGCGTCTGGACGGGGTGTCGGCGACCCGGGAGGTCGTCGGGGAAGGGCTCGCGGACGTCCTCGTGCTGACCACCTTCGACCTGGACGAGTACGTCTTCGGGGCGCTGCGGGCCGGTGCCGCCGGTTTCCTGCTGAAGAACACGGAGGCCAAGGACCTCATCACGGCCGTGCGCACGGTGGCGCGGGGTGAGGGGATCGTCGCCCCGGCCGTCACCCGGCGCCTGATCGCCGAGTTCGCCGCCAGGCCGGTGCGCGGGACGAGCGTCGATCCGGCCGTGCTCGACACCCTCACCCGACGGGAACGCGAGGTGTTCTCCTGTCTCGGGGAGGGCCTGTCCAACGCCGACATCGCCGGCCGCCTCGACATGGCGGAGGCCACGGTGAAGACGCACGTCAGCCGTCTGCTGGGGAAGCTGGAGCTGCGCAGCCGGGTGCAAGCGGCGGTGCTGGCGCAGGAGTTGGGGGTCTAG